The following proteins are co-located in the Candidatus Nitrotoga sp. AM1P genome:
- a CDS encoding C40 family peptidase translates to MRLIIILLVNLLLVPFSNAWADDVVKNDVSMFSKADEGLRAELLLYAMSLIGTSYKLGGQSFDTGMDCSGFVRHVYSIATGILLPHNARAISRAGMKIHRAELQLGDLVFFNTMKRTFSHVGIYLGDNRFVHASSSKSDSVMVSDMGERYWVKRFNGARRIL, encoded by the coding sequence ATGCGTTTAATAATCATACTATTGGTCAATTTGCTGCTTGTCCCGTTCTCTAACGCGTGGGCGGATGACGTTGTTAAGAACGATGTGTCTATGTTTTCCAAGGCCGACGAGGGCTTGCGTGCTGAATTACTTCTTTACGCCATGAGTTTGATTGGTACGAGTTATAAATTAGGCGGACAGTCTTTTGATACTGGCATGGATTGCAGTGGCTTCGTGCGCCACGTTTACAGCATAGCGACTGGAATATTGCTACCTCATAATGCACGAGCCATTAGTCGGGCTGGTATGAAAATTCATCGGGCTGAACTTCAGCTGGGTGATCTGGTTTTTTTTAATACGATGAAGCGCACCTTTTCCCACGTTGGCATCTATCTGGGTGACAATCGATTTGTTCACGCATCCAGCAGCAAATCCGATAGTGTGATGGTCTCTGACATGGGAGAGCGATATTGGGTGAAACGCTTTAATGGCGCGCGGCGCATCCTTTAG
- a CDS encoding extracellular solute-binding protein, whose translation MLTVAMTTYAANEIVVYTARNEQLIKPLFDAYTKETGTSIKFLTDKEGALLQKLKAEGANTPADMLITVDAGNLWQATKLGLLQPVQSKTLLDNVPAHLRDPANQWFGLSVRARTIIYNKDKVKPDALSTYEDLGNPKWKGRLCLRTSKSVYNQSLVAMMIQEYGEPKTEQIIKSWVANLATPPISDDARAMAAVAAGQCDITVVNTYYFGGLMKKKPNLPLAIFWPNQDTKDSGVHVNISGAGITRHAKHQAEAVKFLEWLSSEKAQNLFADVNMEFPVNLKVKPDATVAAWGEFKQNPLNVVKAGELQTAAVKLMDRAKYK comes from the coding sequence ATGCTAACGGTGGCAATGACTACTTACGCGGCTAATGAAATTGTGGTTTATACGGCTCGTAACGAACAGCTCATCAAACCACTATTCGACGCCTACACCAAGGAAACCGGCACCAGCATCAAGTTCCTCACGGATAAGGAAGGGGCGTTACTACAAAAGCTTAAAGCGGAGGGAGCCAATACTCCGGCTGATATGCTGATTACGGTGGACGCAGGTAACCTGTGGCAAGCAACCAAGCTGGGGCTGTTGCAGCCAGTGCAATCCAAGACGTTGTTAGATAATGTTCCCGCACATCTGCGTGACCCGGCTAATCAGTGGTTCGGTTTGTCGGTGCGTGCTCGCACCATCATTTACAACAAGGACAAAGTGAAACCAGATGCACTTTCTACCTACGAAGATTTGGGTAATCCAAAGTGGAAAGGGCGTCTATGTTTACGCACTTCGAAGTCGGTGTATAACCAATCGCTGGTGGCGATGATGATTCAGGAATACGGGGAACCTAAGACTGAACAGATAATAAAATCCTGGGTGGCTAACCTGGCCACGCCTCCTATATCCGACGATGCCCGAGCGATGGCCGCAGTGGCCGCTGGCCAGTGCGATATAACGGTGGTCAATACTTATTATTTCGGTGGTTTGATGAAGAAAAAACCCAATCTTCCGCTGGCGATTTTCTGGCCAAATCAGGATACGAAAGATAGCGGCGTGCATGTGAATATTTCTGGTGCAGGCATCACTCGCCATGCTAAACATCAAGCAGAGGCAGTCAAGTTTCTTGAGTGGCTATCTTCGGAAAAAGCGCAGAATCTGTTTGCTGATGTAAACATGGAATTTCCGGTCAATCTTAAGGTGAAGCCTGATGCTACGGTTGCGGCTTGGGGCGAATTCAAGCAAAACCCCCTTAACGTGGTTAAAGCGGGTGAATTGCAAACCGCTGCAGTTAAATTAATGGATCGTGCTAAATATAAATAA
- a CDS encoding ABC transporter permease, with protein sequence MQQLPISTAKAPIVGAFIFKFRLPSGWVLAALLIAMLTLVPVVVVLSSLLTPEREIWTHLVEYQLPQLLTNTFWLVLGVGLGVAILGVSLAWLTAVCEFPGRKQFSWALLLPLAIPAYVTAFVAIGLLDFTGPVQTLAREWWGPIEFPSIRSRGGVIAVMTLALYPYVYLIARNAFLTQGKHALEVAQSLGLSPAVGFFRVALPMARPWIVGGMMLALMETLADFGTVAVFNYDTFTTAIYKAWFSLFSLQAASQLASLLIVFVLVVLLAEQQTRTRMHYTQTGKHSVQARIFLTGAQAWLATGFCLVVLALGFIIPITQLLLWASEVVEQDLDVRYLDFFWHSLALAALAALLSGAVALLLSYSARQHPGLLLRMTARIATIGYALPGAVLAVGVFIPVAWLDNRFVAAGWVQSPLLQGSLMVMLLAYLVRFLAVAHSPIESQMHRITRSVDEAARSLGVSGVSLIARVHLPILRGGLLTAAALVFVDVMKEMPITLMTRPFGWDTLAVRVFEMTSGGEWNRAALPAVALVLAGLAPVVVLTKYRSK encoded by the coding sequence ATGCAGCAATTGCCTATATCTACTGCAAAAGCGCCCATTGTGGGCGCTTTTATTTTTAAATTTCGTTTGCCCAGCGGTTGGGTTTTAGCGGCATTGTTGATTGCTATGCTGACCTTGGTTCCAGTTGTTGTAGTGCTTAGCTCATTGCTGACGCCGGAACGAGAAATCTGGACGCATCTGGTGGAATATCAGCTGCCACAATTGCTGACCAATACTTTCTGGCTAGTATTGGGGGTGGGGTTAGGTGTAGCAATATTGGGGGTCTCCCTAGCGTGGCTTACGGCTGTATGTGAGTTTCCAGGGCGCAAGCAGTTTTCCTGGGCACTATTATTGCCGCTGGCGATTCCCGCTTATGTGACGGCATTTGTCGCTATCGGCCTGCTTGATTTCACCGGACCGGTACAAACCCTGGCGCGAGAATGGTGGGGGCCGATTGAGTTCCCCTCAATACGCTCAAGGGGCGGTGTTATTGCGGTGATGACCTTAGCGCTCTATCCCTACGTTTATCTGATTGCTCGAAATGCTTTTCTCACCCAAGGTAAGCACGCGCTGGAAGTAGCACAGTCCTTGGGATTGTCGCCTGCCGTCGGGTTTTTTCGGGTGGCCCTGCCGATGGCGCGGCCTTGGATCGTGGGCGGCATGATGTTGGCCCTGATGGAAACCTTGGCGGATTTTGGCACCGTGGCGGTATTCAACTACGATACCTTCACTACTGCTATCTATAAGGCGTGGTTCTCGCTGTTTTCGCTTCAAGCTGCTTCGCAACTAGCTTCACTGTTGATTGTGTTCGTGTTGGTGGTGTTGTTGGCAGAGCAGCAGACCCGCACACGCATGCACTATACTCAGACTGGCAAACACAGCGTTCAGGCTCGCATTTTTCTTACGGGTGCTCAGGCTTGGTTGGCTACCGGTTTTTGTTTGGTAGTGCTGGCACTGGGATTTATCATACCTATTACCCAGTTGTTGCTTTGGGCGTCGGAAGTAGTGGAGCAAGATTTAGATGTACGATATTTGGATTTTTTCTGGCATTCGTTGGCGTTGGCTGCTTTGGCCGCGCTATTGTCAGGGGCAGTTGCCTTATTATTGAGCTATAGCGCCCGCCAGCATCCTGGTTTGCTGTTACGTATGACGGCACGTATCGCCACTATTGGTTACGCGCTACCGGGGGCGGTGCTGGCGGTCGGGGTATTCATTCCGGTGGCATGGCTGGATAATCGATTTGTGGCTGCGGGCTGGGTGCAATCGCCACTGTTGCAAGGCTCCTTGATGGTAATGCTTCTGGCATATCTGGTGCGCTTTCTGGCGGTGGCCCACAGTCCGATAGAAAGTCAAATGCATCGCATTACCCGTAGCGTGGATGAGGCTGCGCGCAGTTTGGGTGTGTCTGGTGTCAGCTTAATCGCCCGGGTGCATTTACCAATCTTGCGTGGCGGCCTTTTAACAGCGGCGGCGCTGGTATTTGTGGACGTGATGAAGGAAATGCCGATTACGCTGATGACGCGACCGTTTGGCTGGGATACTCTGGCAGTGCGTGTGTTCGAGATGACCTCGGGAGGCGAGTGGAACCGCGCTGCATTACCCGCTGTGGCGCTGGTACTGGCTGGGCTTGCACCAGTCGTTGTGCTGACTAAATATCGTTCAAAATAG
- a CDS encoding ABC transporter ATP-binding protein, producing the protein MLLELKHVSQSYAARKVLRDLSFALNAGDIGCLLGPSGCGKTTVLRAIAGFEPITGGEIVLNGERVSAPGFIVPAEKRRIGMVFQDYALFPHLNVAANVGFGLHGQSRVERNKRVEELLHTVGLAGSGHAYPHELSGGQQQRVALARALAPCPNLLLMDEPFSNLDVELRERLSLEVRDILKQQGATAIIVTHDQHEAFAMGDMIGVMHDGEIQQWDKAYNLYHLPENRFVADFVGKGVLLPGKLLNANQVEIELGTLSSKTPGAYSTVDCNDGSNKKGCEVEVLLRPDDIIHDDASPLLAQVEHKAFRGADILYTLRLPGGNRVLSLVPSHHNHAIGEWIGIRLEVDHVVAFPLIKSAAS; encoded by the coding sequence ATGCTACTTGAACTTAAACACGTCAGTCAGTCTTACGCCGCACGCAAAGTATTGCGCGATCTCTCCTTTGCACTTAATGCGGGCGACATCGGCTGCCTGCTTGGCCCATCTGGATGTGGCAAGACCACTGTACTCCGTGCTATCGCCGGATTCGAGCCTATTACGGGTGGTGAAATTGTGCTTAATGGTGAGCGAGTGAGTGCACCCGGTTTTATTGTTCCTGCCGAGAAGCGTCGTATTGGCATGGTGTTTCAGGACTATGCTCTATTTCCACATTTGAATGTAGCCGCTAATGTGGGCTTTGGTTTGCATGGGCAATCCCGCGTTGAACGTAATAAGCGCGTGGAAGAGTTGTTGCACACAGTAGGTCTGGCAGGGAGCGGTCATGCTTATCCGCATGAACTGTCCGGTGGCCAGCAGCAGCGCGTGGCATTGGCTCGCGCGCTCGCGCCTTGCCCGAACCTATTGTTAATGGACGAGCCGTTTTCCAATCTGGATGTTGAGTTGCGCGAACGACTTTCGCTAGAGGTGCGCGATATACTCAAACAACAGGGCGCTACCGCTATTATTGTCACTCATGATCAGCATGAAGCATTCGCCATGGGCGACATGATAGGGGTAATGCATGATGGCGAGATTCAGCAGTGGGACAAAGCCTACAACTTGTACCATCTGCCCGAGAACCGCTTCGTTGCAGATTTCGTTGGTAAAGGCGTTTTGCTGCCGGGGAAGTTACTCAACGCTAACCAGGTTGAAATCGAGCTGGGTACATTGTCTAGCAAAACTCCTGGTGCCTACTCTACCGTAGACTGTAATGATGGCAGCAACAAAAAGGGGTGTGAGGTGGAGGTATTGCTACGCCCGGACGATATTATCCATGACGACGCAAGCCCCCTCTTAGCTCAAGTTGAGCACAAGGCGTTTCGCGGTGCGGATATTCTTTATACCTTGCGCCTGCCTGGCGGCAACCGCGTGCTTTCGCTGGTACCGAGCCACCATAACCATGCCATCGGTGAGTGGATCGGAATCCGTTTGGAGGTGGATCATGTGGTGGCTTTTCCTCTTATTAAAAGTGCGGCGTCCTGA
- the fur gene encoding ferric iron uptake transcriptional regulator codes for MTTPNDLKTVGLKTTLPRLKILNLFENAEVRHLSAEDVYKMLIGEGLDVGLATVYRVLTQFEQAGLLVRHHFETGKAVFELNKGGHHDHLICLQCGRVEEFHDSAIEKRQIKIADELGFTIRDHALYLYADCSKVNCPHKT; via the coding sequence ATGACTACACCAAACGACCTCAAGACTGTCGGCCTCAAGACTACGCTACCGCGCCTAAAAATCCTCAACCTGTTCGAAAATGCCGAGGTACGGCACTTAAGCGCCGAAGATGTTTATAAAATGCTTATCGGAGAGGGGCTCGATGTCGGTCTGGCAACGGTATATCGTGTTCTCACACAATTCGAGCAAGCAGGACTGCTTGTCCGTCACCACTTTGAAACTGGCAAAGCGGTGTTCGAGCTTAATAAAGGTGGGCACCATGACCATTTAATATGTTTGCAATGTGGTCGGGTTGAAGAATTCCACGACTCAGCAATCGAAAAACGCCAAATAAAAATAGCCGATGAGCTTGGTTTCACGATCCGTGACCATGCGCTTTATCTTTATGCTGACTGTAGTAAGGTCAATTGCCCACACAAAACATAA